In Thiohalobacter sp., the following are encoded in one genomic region:
- the fliM gene encoding flagellar motor switch protein FliM, with protein MSDLLSQEEIDALLHGVGSGDVETEGDDGLAEGEARSYDFTSQDRIVRGRMPTLEMINERFARYFRISLFNMLRRQGEISVGGVQMLKFGEYIHSLFVPTSLNLVKINPLRGTALFVFDPKLVFSAVDNYFGGDGRFHTKIEGREFTPTEQRVIQRMLKQAFDDLQQAWKPVLPVEFEYMNSEVNPQFANIVSPTEVVVVSTFHIELEGGGGALHVTMPYSMVEPIRELLDAGVQSDRSEVDERWRIAIREEMKSAQIELTSILTETELTMRELMELKPGDVIPFDMPETVVLRSEDIPLFRGRFGVSNGNRAVKIIERISQGPAGLTQGGPLDVVN; from the coding sequence GTGAGCGACCTGCTTTCACAGGAAGAAATCGACGCGCTGCTGCACGGGGTAGGCAGCGGCGATGTCGAAACCGAAGGCGACGACGGCCTGGCCGAGGGCGAGGCACGGTCCTACGACTTCACCAGCCAGGACCGCATCGTGCGCGGGCGCATGCCCACGCTGGAGATGATCAACGAACGCTTCGCCCGCTATTTTCGTATCAGCCTGTTCAATATGCTGCGTCGCCAGGGCGAGATCTCGGTCGGCGGCGTGCAGATGCTCAAGTTCGGCGAATACATCCACAGCCTGTTCGTGCCCACCAGCCTCAATCTGGTGAAGATCAATCCGCTCAGGGGCACGGCCCTTTTCGTGTTCGATCCCAAGCTGGTGTTCAGCGCGGTGGACAACTATTTCGGTGGCGACGGTCGCTTCCATACCAAGATCGAGGGCCGCGAGTTCACGCCCACCGAGCAGCGGGTCATCCAGCGCATGCTCAAGCAGGCCTTCGACGACCTGCAGCAGGCCTGGAAGCCGGTGCTGCCAGTGGAGTTCGAGTACATGAACTCCGAGGTCAATCCCCAGTTCGCCAACATCGTCAGTCCGACCGAAGTGGTGGTGGTCTCCACCTTCCATATCGAGCTGGAGGGCGGTGGCGGCGCCCTGCATGTGACCATGCCCTACAGCATGGTGGAGCCGATCCGCGAGTTGCTGGATGCCGGTGTGCAGAGTGACCGTTCCGAGGTCGACGAACGCTGGCGCATCGCCATTCGCGAGGAAATGAAGAGTGCGCAGATCGAACTGACCTCGATCCTGACCGAGACCGAGCTGACCATGCGTGAACTGATGGAGCTCAAGCCCGGCGACGTCATTCCCTTTGACATGCCGGAGACGGTCGTTCTGCGCTCGGAGGACATTCCCCTGTTTCGCGGGCGGTTCGGGGTCTCCAACGGCAACCGCGCAGTCAAGATCATCGAACGCATCAGCCAGGGGCCTGCCGGCCTGACCCAGGGCGGCCCCCTGGATGTCGTGAACTGA
- a CDS encoding flagellar basal body-associated FliL family protein — translation MADDLDLDVEDAPKGGGKKLLLFGIIGGVLLIGALVAVLFFAGILGGGDQAGTPEGEGAEAGAEAEEAAVAAAGPMIYQPLEPPFVVNFSADADVRFMQITLQVADRRQAVIDAVKEHSPAIRNALVLLFSSQDPEVLNTREGKENLRQQALVEIRKVLKEQTGKGELENLYFTSFVMQ, via the coding sequence ATGGCAGACGACCTCGATCTCGACGTGGAAGACGCACCCAAGGGCGGGGGCAAGAAACTGCTGCTGTTCGGCATCATCGGTGGCGTGCTGCTGATCGGCGCGCTGGTGGCGGTGCTCTTCTTCGCCGGCATCCTGGGCGGTGGTGACCAGGCCGGCACGCCCGAGGGTGAGGGCGCCGAGGCCGGCGCGGAGGCCGAAGAGGCGGCCGTGGCAGCCGCGGGTCCCATGATCTATCAGCCGCTGGAACCCCCCTTCGTGGTGAATTTTTCCGCCGACGCCGACGTGCGTTTCATGCAGATCACATTGCAGGTCGCCGACCGTCGCCAGGCCGTCATCGATGCCGTCAAGGAACACAGCCCGGCCATCCGCAATGCCCTGGTGCTGCTGTTCAGCAGCCAGGACCCGGAAGTGCTGAACACGCGCGAGGGCAAGGAAAACCTGCGCCAGCAGGCGCTGGTCGAGATCCGCAAGGTACTCAAGGAACAGACCGGCAAGGGCGAACTCGAGAATCTCTATTTCACCAGCTTCGTGATGCAGTAG